A part of Lutra lutra chromosome 2, mLutLut1.2, whole genome shotgun sequence genomic DNA contains:
- the HRURF gene encoding protein HRURF, producing the protein MAQPTASAQKLVRPIRAVCRILQIPESDPSNLRP; encoded by the coding sequence ATGGCGCAACCCACGGCCTCGGCCCAGAAGCTGGTGCGGCCGATCCGCGCCGTGTGCCGCATCCTGCAGATCCCGGAATCCGACCCCTCCAACCTGCGGCCCTAG
- the HR gene encoding lysine-specific demethylase hairless isoform X2: MESTPSFLKDTPAWEKTAPENGILGREPDTLPRDGLRRGALCLGEPAPFWRGVLSPPDSWLPPGFPQSPKDTIPLVEGEGPRNGERKASWLGSKEGLRWKEAMLTHPLALCGSACPPRYGPLIPEHSGGHPKSDPVAFRPLHCPFLLETKILEQAPFWVPTCLPPYVVSSLPPERPCDWPLAPHPWVYSGGQPKVPSAFSLGSKGFYHKDPSILRLAKEPLATSEPGLLGLAPGGHLQRTGEVERPSFHQRDGEAGVGRHQNLCPFLLGHPDAVPRTPWPTCPPGLVHSLSNVWAVPGGGSLGYQLGPSATSRCPSPGPPTPQGGCCSSHPPARDGGLGPCGKCQEGGAIGPSESNKEANKASGPRACPPSHHTKLKKTWLTRHSEQFGCPGGCPGEEESPPAQLQALKRASSPEGVGGSPAAKRPPDPFPGSVGQGAKGWQEMLESSFGNKVEASQHTNHRGPQDGRASLQDPRLHDTSCSAPLAGTARCQSCAHAAGEVRGLARPSQQVSRLPLGGEQPQEEDSAACPEEGGWSGPEARLSKGLAKHLLSGLGDRLCRLLRREREALAWAQREGQGSARTEDNPGVPRCCSRCHRGLFNTHWKCPHCSHRLCVACGRMAGARWARKAGPQEESAEECPQEAGHTASSLTLTQFVSSQALAELSTAMHEVWVKFDIRGHCPCQADARVWAPGDGGQQKEPTEKTPPVPQSSCNGDTDRTKDIKEETPDSTETPAEDRAGRGPLPCPSLCELLASTAVKLCLGHERIHMAFAPVTPALPSDDRITNILDSIIAQVVERKIQEKALGPGLRAGPGLHKGLGLPLSPVRPRLPPPGALLWLQEPRPQRGFHLFQEHWRQGQPVLVSGIQRTLQGNLWGTEALGALGGQVQALTPLGPPQPTSLHSTTFWEGFSRPEIRPKSDEGSVLLLHRALGDEDTSRVENLADSLPLPEYCARHGKLNLASYLPPGPALRPLEPQLWAAYGVNPHRGHLGTKNLCVEVTDLVSVLVCAEAPPPAWHRAQKDFLSGLDGEGLWSPGSQVSTVWHVFRAQDAQRIRRFLQMVCPAGAGNLEPGTPGCCYLDTGLRRRLREEWGVNCWTLLQAPGEAVLVPAGAPHQVQGLVSTVSVTQHFLSPETSALSAQLCHQGPSLSSDHRLLYAQMDWAVFQAVKVSVGTLQEAK, encoded by the exons ATGGAGAGTACGCCCAGCTTCCTGAAGGACACCCCAGCCTGGGAGAAGACAGCCCCTGAGAATGGCATCCTGGGACGGGAGCCGGATACCCTGCCACGAGATGGTCTGCGCCGTGGTGCACTGTGCCTCGGAGAGCCTGCTCCCTTCTGGAGGGGTGTTCTAAGCCCCCCAGACTCCTGGCTTCCCCCTGGCTTTCCCCAGAGCCCCAAGGACACAATCCCACTGGTGGAGGGAGAAGGCCCCCgaaatggggagaggaaggcCAGCTGGCTGGGCAGCAAGGAGGGGCTGCGCTGGAAGGAGGCGATGCTCACCCACCCACTGGCCCTCTGTGGCTCAGCATGCCCACCTCGTTATGGCCCCCTGATTCCTGAGCATAGTGGTGGCCATCCCAAGAGCGACCCTGTGGCCTTCCGGCCCTTGCACTGCCCCTTCCTTCTGGAGACCAAGATCCTCGAGCAAGCTCCCTTCTGGGTGCCCACCTGCTTGCCACCCTACGTAGTGTCCAGCCTGCCCCCAGAGCGTCCGTGTGACTGGCCCCTGGCCCCACACCCCTGGGTGTACTCAGGGGGGCAGCCCAAAgtgccctctgccttcagcttaggcaGCAAG GGCTTTTACCACAAGGATCCAAGCATTCTCAGGCTGGCAAAGGAGCCACTGGCAACCTCGGAACCTGGGCTGTTAGGCTTGGCCCCTGGTGGGCATCTCCAGAGAACTGGGGAAGTGGAACGTCCTTCATTCCaccagagagatggagaggcaggaGTCGGCAGACATCAGAACCTTTGCCCATTTCTGCTGGGGCATCCGGACGCTGTTCCCCGGACCCCCTGGCCCACTTGTCCCCCGGGCCTGGTTCATAGTCTCAGCAATGTCTGGGCTGTACCGGGGGGTGGGAGCCTTGGGTACCAGCTGGGGCCATCAGCCacatccaggtgtccctctcctGGGCCTCCTACCCCCCAGGGAGGCTGTTGCTCATCTCATCCACCTGCTAGAGATGGAGGTCTTGGCCCTTGTGGGAAGTGCCAGGAGGGGGGTGCCATCGGGCCCAGTGAATCCAACAAGGAAGCGAACAAGGCATCTGGTCCCAGGGCCTGCCCACCCAGCCATCACACCAAGCTAAAGAAGACATGGCTCACACGACACTCTGAGCAGTTTGGGtgcccagggggctgccccgGGGAGGAGGAGAGCCCACCTGCCCAGCTGCAGGCCCTCAAGAGGGCAAGTAGCCCTGAGGGAGTGGGTGGCAGCCCAGCCGCCAAGCGCCCACCCGACCCTTTCCCAGGCAGTGTGGGCCAGGGAGCCAAAGGCTGGCAGGAGATGCTGGAATCCTCGTTTGGGAACAAGGTGGAGGCCTCACAGCATACTAACCACAGAG gaccccaagatggcAGGGCCAGCCTCCAGGACCCGAGGCTTCATGACACATCTTGTTCGGCTCCCCTGGCAGGCACGGCTCGGTGCCAAAGCTGTGCCCATGCAGCTGGAGAGGTGCGAGGGCTGGCCCGCCCCTCCCAGCAAGTATCGAG ATTGCCTCTGGGAGGGGAGCAGCCGCAGGAGGAAGACTCTGCAGCCTGCCCTGAGGAGGGAGGATGGTCTGGCCCTGAGGCCAGGCTCAGCAAGGGCCTCGCCAAGCATCTGCTAAGTGGTTTGGGGGACCGACTGTGCCGCCTGCTGCGGAGGGAGCGTGAAGCTCTGGCCTGGGCGCAGCGGGAAG GCCAGGGGTCAGCCAGGACGGAGGACAACCCAGGTGTTCCTCGCTGCTGTAGCCGCTGTCACCGGGGACTCTTCAACACCCACTGGAAATGCCCCCACTGCAGCCACCGGCTGTGTGTGGCCTGTGGTCGCATGGCAGGGGCTAGGTGGGCCAGGAAAGCAG GCCCTCAGGAGGAGTCCGCGGAGGAGTGTCCCCAAGAGGCCGGGCACACTGCCAGTTCCCTGACGCTCACCCAATTCGTTTCCAGCCAGG cCTTGGCAGAGTTGAGCACCGCCATGCACGAGGTTTGGGTCAAGTTTGACATCCGGGGGCACTGCCCCTGCCAAGCGGATGCCCGGGTGTGGGCCCCTGGGGATGGGGGCCAGCAG AAGGAGCCGACAGAGAAAACTCCCCCGGTTCCACAATCTTCTTGCAATGGGGATACCGACAGGACCAAGGACATCAAAGAGG AGACCCCGGACTCCACCGAGACCCCGGCAGAGGACCGTGCCGGCCGAGGGCCCCTaccttgtccctctctctgtgaaCTGCTGGCCTCCACTGCTGTCAAACTCTGCTTGGGGCACGAGCGGATACACATGGCCTTTGCCCCGGTCACTCCTGCCCTGCCCAGT GATGACCGCATCACCAACATCCTGGACAGCATCATTGCGCAGGTGGTGGAACGGAAGATCCAGGAGAaagccctggggcctgggctgcGGGCCGGGCCAGGACTGCACAAAGGCCTGGGCCTGCCCCTCTCGCCAGTGCGGCCCcggctgcctcctccaggagctCTGCTGTGGCTGCAGGAGCCCAGGCCTCAGCGAGGCTTCCATCTCTTCCAGGAGCACTGGAGGCAGGGCCAG CCTGTGCTGGTGTCAGGGATTCAGAGGACATTGCAAGGCAACCTGTGGGGGACGGAAGCTCTTGGGGCTCTTGGAGGCCAGGTGCAGGCACTGACCCCCCTTGGGCCTCCCCAGCCCACAAGCCTCCACAGTACAACGTTCTGGGAGGGATTCTCCCGGCCTGAAA TTCGCCCAAAGTCAGACGAGGGCTCCGTCCTTCTGCTGCACAGAGCTCTGGGGGATGAGGACACCAGCAG GGTGGAGAACCTGGCTGACAGCCTGCCCCTCCCCGAGTACTGTGCCCGCCATGGGAAACTCAACCTGGCTTCCTACCTCCCACCTGGCCCCGCCCTGCGTCCACTGGAACCCCAGCTGTGGGCAGCCTATG GTGTGAACCCACACCGTGGGCACCTGGGGACCAAGAACCTCTGTGTGGAGGTGACTGACCTGGTCAGTGTCCTGGTATGTGCCGAAGCCCCACCACCTGCCTGGCACCGGGCACAGAAAG ACTTCCTCTCAGGCCTGGATGGGGAGGGGCTCTGGTCTCCCGGCAGCCAAGTCAGCACTGTGTGGCACGTGTTCCGGGCCCAGGACGCCCAGCGCATCCGCCGCTTTCTCCAGATG GTGTGCCCGGCCGGAGCAGGCAACTTGGAGCCTGGCACCCCAGGCTGCTGCTACCTGGACACAGGGCTGCGGCGGCGCCTGCGGGAGGAGTGGGGCGTGAACTGCTGGACCCTGCTGCAGGCCCCTGGAGAGGCCGTGCTGGTGCCTGCTGGGGCTCCCCACCAG GTGCAGGGCCTGGTGAGCACCGTGAGCGTCACTCAGCACTTCCTGTCCCCGGAGACCTCtgccctctctgctcagctctgccaCCAGGGACCCAGCCTGTCCTCTGACCACCGCCTGCTTTATGCCCAG aTGGACTGGGCTGTGTTCCAAGCAGTGAAGGTGTCTGTGGGAACATTACAGGAGGCTAAATAG
- the REEP4 gene encoding receptor expression-enhancing protein 4, with protein sequence MVSWILCRLVVLVFGMLYPAYASYKAVKTKNIREYVRWMMYWIVFALFMAVETFTDIFISWFPFYYEIKMAFVLWLLSPYTRGASLLYRKFVHPSLSRHEKEIDTCIVQAKERSYETVLSFGKRGLNIAASAAVQAATKSQGALAGRLRSFSMQDLRSIPDDPAPTYQDPLYLEDQVPCHRPPIGYRAGGLQDSDTDDECWSDTEVVPQPPARPRERPLSRSQSLRVVKRKPLAREGTTSRSLKVRTRKKTISSDMNS encoded by the exons ATGGTGTCCTGGATACTCTGTCGCCTGGTGGT GTTGGTGTTTGGGATGCTGTACCCAGCGTATGCTTCCTACAAGGCTGTGAAGACCAAAAACATTCGTGAATAT GTGCGGTGGATGATGTACTGGATAGTCTTTGCACTGTTCATGGCGGTGGAGACCTTCACGGACATCTTTATCTCCTG GTTCCCTTTCTACTATGAGATCAAGATGGCCTTTGTACTGTGGCTGTTGTCACCTTATACCAGAGGGGCCAGCCTGCTTTACCGCAAGTTTGTCCACCCATCCTTGTCCCGTCATGAGAAG GAGATTGACACCTGTATTGTGCAGGCCAAGGAGCGCAGCTATGAGACGGTGCTCAGCTTTGGGAAACGGGGCCTCAACATTGCTGCTTCAGCCGCTGTGCAGGctgccaccaag AGTCAGGGTGCACTTGCCGGAAGGCTACGGAGCTTCTCCATGCAGGACCTGCGCTCCATCCCCGATGACCCTGCTCCCACCTACCAGGATCCCCTCTACCTGGAGGACCAAGTCCCTTGCCACAGGCCACCCATCG GGTACCGGGCAGGGGGCCTGCAGGACAGTGACACCGACGATGAGTGTTGGTCAGATACCGAGGTAGTCCCCCAGCCACCTGCCCGGCCCCGAGAGAGACCTCTGAGCCGCAGCCAAAGCCTGCGTGTGGTCAAAAGGAAGCCGTTGGCGCGGGAG GGTACCACCTCGCGCTCCCTGAAGGTTCGGACAAGGAAGAAGACCATCTCTTCGGACATGAACAGCTAG
- the HR gene encoding lysine-specific demethylase hairless isoform X1, protein MESTPSFLKDTPAWEKTAPENGILGREPDTLPRDGLRRGALCLGEPAPFWRGVLSPPDSWLPPGFPQSPKDTIPLVEGEGPRNGERKASWLGSKEGLRWKEAMLTHPLALCGSACPPRYGPLIPEHSGGHPKSDPVAFRPLHCPFLLETKILEQAPFWVPTCLPPYVVSSLPPERPCDWPLAPHPWVYSGGQPKVPSAFSLGSKGFYHKDPSILRLAKEPLATSEPGLLGLAPGGHLQRTGEVERPSFHQRDGEAGVGRHQNLCPFLLGHPDAVPRTPWPTCPPGLVHSLSNVWAVPGGGSLGYQLGPSATSRCPSPGPPTPQGGCCSSHPPARDGGLGPCGKCQEGGAIGPSESNKEANKASGPRACPPSHHTKLKKTWLTRHSEQFGCPGGCPGEEESPPAQLQALKRASSPEGVGGSPAAKRPPDPFPGSVGQGAKGWQEMLESSFGNKVEASQHTNHRGPQDGRASLQDPRLHDTSCSAPLAGTARCQSCAHAAGEVRGLARPSQQVSRLPLGGEQPQEEDSAACPEEGGWSGPEARLSKGLAKHLLSGLGDRLCRLLRREREALAWAQREGQGSARTEDNPGVPRCCSRCHRGLFNTHWKCPHCSHRLCVACGRMAGARWARKAGPQEESAEECPQEAGHTASSLTLTQFVSSQALAELSTAMHEVWVKFDIRGHCPCQADARVWAPGDGGQQKEPTEKTPPVPQSSCNGDTDRTKDIKEETPDSTETPAEDRAGRGPLPCPSLCELLASTAVKLCLGHERIHMAFAPVTPALPSDDRITNILDSIIAQVVERKIQEKALGPGLRAGPGLHKGLGLPLSPVRPRLPPPGALLWLQEPRPQRGFHLFQEHWRQGQPVLVSGIQRTLQGNLWGTEALGALGGQVQALTPLGPPQPTSLHSTTFWEGFSRPEIRPKSDEGSVLLLHRALGDEDTSRVENLADSLPLPEYCARHGKLNLASYLPPGPALRPLEPQLWAAYGVNPHRGHLGTKNLCVEVTDLVSVLVCAEAPPPAWHRAQKDFLSGLDGEGLWSPGSQVSTVWHVFRAQDAQRIRRFLQMVSWTALTHTEKAAWDLRSCVVGHTERAGAEQGPKGVPGRSRQLGAWHPRLLLPGHRAAAAPAGGVGRELLDPAAGPWRGRAGACWGSPPGAGPGEHRERHSALPVPGDLCPLCSALPPGTQPVL, encoded by the exons ATGGAGAGTACGCCCAGCTTCCTGAAGGACACCCCAGCCTGGGAGAAGACAGCCCCTGAGAATGGCATCCTGGGACGGGAGCCGGATACCCTGCCACGAGATGGTCTGCGCCGTGGTGCACTGTGCCTCGGAGAGCCTGCTCCCTTCTGGAGGGGTGTTCTAAGCCCCCCAGACTCCTGGCTTCCCCCTGGCTTTCCCCAGAGCCCCAAGGACACAATCCCACTGGTGGAGGGAGAAGGCCCCCgaaatggggagaggaaggcCAGCTGGCTGGGCAGCAAGGAGGGGCTGCGCTGGAAGGAGGCGATGCTCACCCACCCACTGGCCCTCTGTGGCTCAGCATGCCCACCTCGTTATGGCCCCCTGATTCCTGAGCATAGTGGTGGCCATCCCAAGAGCGACCCTGTGGCCTTCCGGCCCTTGCACTGCCCCTTCCTTCTGGAGACCAAGATCCTCGAGCAAGCTCCCTTCTGGGTGCCCACCTGCTTGCCACCCTACGTAGTGTCCAGCCTGCCCCCAGAGCGTCCGTGTGACTGGCCCCTGGCCCCACACCCCTGGGTGTACTCAGGGGGGCAGCCCAAAgtgccctctgccttcagcttaggcaGCAAG GGCTTTTACCACAAGGATCCAAGCATTCTCAGGCTGGCAAAGGAGCCACTGGCAACCTCGGAACCTGGGCTGTTAGGCTTGGCCCCTGGTGGGCATCTCCAGAGAACTGGGGAAGTGGAACGTCCTTCATTCCaccagagagatggagaggcaggaGTCGGCAGACATCAGAACCTTTGCCCATTTCTGCTGGGGCATCCGGACGCTGTTCCCCGGACCCCCTGGCCCACTTGTCCCCCGGGCCTGGTTCATAGTCTCAGCAATGTCTGGGCTGTACCGGGGGGTGGGAGCCTTGGGTACCAGCTGGGGCCATCAGCCacatccaggtgtccctctcctGGGCCTCCTACCCCCCAGGGAGGCTGTTGCTCATCTCATCCACCTGCTAGAGATGGAGGTCTTGGCCCTTGTGGGAAGTGCCAGGAGGGGGGTGCCATCGGGCCCAGTGAATCCAACAAGGAAGCGAACAAGGCATCTGGTCCCAGGGCCTGCCCACCCAGCCATCACACCAAGCTAAAGAAGACATGGCTCACACGACACTCTGAGCAGTTTGGGtgcccagggggctgccccgGGGAGGAGGAGAGCCCACCTGCCCAGCTGCAGGCCCTCAAGAGGGCAAGTAGCCCTGAGGGAGTGGGTGGCAGCCCAGCCGCCAAGCGCCCACCCGACCCTTTCCCAGGCAGTGTGGGCCAGGGAGCCAAAGGCTGGCAGGAGATGCTGGAATCCTCGTTTGGGAACAAGGTGGAGGCCTCACAGCATACTAACCACAGAG gaccccaagatggcAGGGCCAGCCTCCAGGACCCGAGGCTTCATGACACATCTTGTTCGGCTCCCCTGGCAGGCACGGCTCGGTGCCAAAGCTGTGCCCATGCAGCTGGAGAGGTGCGAGGGCTGGCCCGCCCCTCCCAGCAAGTATCGAG ATTGCCTCTGGGAGGGGAGCAGCCGCAGGAGGAAGACTCTGCAGCCTGCCCTGAGGAGGGAGGATGGTCTGGCCCTGAGGCCAGGCTCAGCAAGGGCCTCGCCAAGCATCTGCTAAGTGGTTTGGGGGACCGACTGTGCCGCCTGCTGCGGAGGGAGCGTGAAGCTCTGGCCTGGGCGCAGCGGGAAG GCCAGGGGTCAGCCAGGACGGAGGACAACCCAGGTGTTCCTCGCTGCTGTAGCCGCTGTCACCGGGGACTCTTCAACACCCACTGGAAATGCCCCCACTGCAGCCACCGGCTGTGTGTGGCCTGTGGTCGCATGGCAGGGGCTAGGTGGGCCAGGAAAGCAG GCCCTCAGGAGGAGTCCGCGGAGGAGTGTCCCCAAGAGGCCGGGCACACTGCCAGTTCCCTGACGCTCACCCAATTCGTTTCCAGCCAGG cCTTGGCAGAGTTGAGCACCGCCATGCACGAGGTTTGGGTCAAGTTTGACATCCGGGGGCACTGCCCCTGCCAAGCGGATGCCCGGGTGTGGGCCCCTGGGGATGGGGGCCAGCAG AAGGAGCCGACAGAGAAAACTCCCCCGGTTCCACAATCTTCTTGCAATGGGGATACCGACAGGACCAAGGACATCAAAGAGG AGACCCCGGACTCCACCGAGACCCCGGCAGAGGACCGTGCCGGCCGAGGGCCCCTaccttgtccctctctctgtgaaCTGCTGGCCTCCACTGCTGTCAAACTCTGCTTGGGGCACGAGCGGATACACATGGCCTTTGCCCCGGTCACTCCTGCCCTGCCCAGT GATGACCGCATCACCAACATCCTGGACAGCATCATTGCGCAGGTGGTGGAACGGAAGATCCAGGAGAaagccctggggcctgggctgcGGGCCGGGCCAGGACTGCACAAAGGCCTGGGCCTGCCCCTCTCGCCAGTGCGGCCCcggctgcctcctccaggagctCTGCTGTGGCTGCAGGAGCCCAGGCCTCAGCGAGGCTTCCATCTCTTCCAGGAGCACTGGAGGCAGGGCCAG CCTGTGCTGGTGTCAGGGATTCAGAGGACATTGCAAGGCAACCTGTGGGGGACGGAAGCTCTTGGGGCTCTTGGAGGCCAGGTGCAGGCACTGACCCCCCTTGGGCCTCCCCAGCCCACAAGCCTCCACAGTACAACGTTCTGGGAGGGATTCTCCCGGCCTGAAA TTCGCCCAAAGTCAGACGAGGGCTCCGTCCTTCTGCTGCACAGAGCTCTGGGGGATGAGGACACCAGCAG GGTGGAGAACCTGGCTGACAGCCTGCCCCTCCCCGAGTACTGTGCCCGCCATGGGAAACTCAACCTGGCTTCCTACCTCCCACCTGGCCCCGCCCTGCGTCCACTGGAACCCCAGCTGTGGGCAGCCTATG GTGTGAACCCACACCGTGGGCACCTGGGGACCAAGAACCTCTGTGTGGAGGTGACTGACCTGGTCAGTGTCCTGGTATGTGCCGAAGCCCCACCACCTGCCTGGCACCGGGCACAGAAAG ACTTCCTCTCAGGCCTGGATGGGGAGGGGCTCTGGTCTCCCGGCAGCCAAGTCAGCACTGTGTGGCACGTGTTCCGGGCCCAGGACGCCCAGCGCATCCGCCGCTTTCTCCAGATG gtgAGCTGGACGGCCTTGACTCACACAGAGAAGGCAGCTTGGGACCTTCGGAGTTGTGTGGTGGGGCACACAGAAAGAGCtggggctgagcagggacctAAAG GTGTGCCCGGCCGGAGCAGGCAACTTGGAGCCTGGCACCCCAGGCTGCTGCTACCTGGACACAGGGCTGCGGCGGCGCCTGCGGGAGGAGTGGGGCGTGAACTGCTGGACCCTGCTGCAGGCCCCTGGAGAGGCCGTGCTGGTGCCTGCTGGGGCTCCCCACCAG GTGCAGGGCCTGGTGAGCACCGTGAGCGTCACTCAGCACTTCCTGTCCCCGGAGACCTCtgccctctctgctcagctctgccaCCAGGGACCCAGCCTGTCCTCTGA